One part of the Deltaproteobacteria bacterium CG2_30_66_27 genome encodes these proteins:
- a CDS encoding acetyl-CoA acetyltransferase (Catalyzes the synthesis of acetoacetyl coenzyme A from two molecules of acetyl coenzyme A. It can also act as a thiolase, catalyzing the reverse reaction and generating two-carbon units from the four-carbon product of fatty acid oxidation) has translation MAKAYIIASVRTAVGKAYKGSLKDTRPDDLGAAAIRAALDRVPNLDPARIDDVIMGCAMPEGEQGMNVARICALKAGVPDSVPAMTVNRFCSSGLQSIAIAAERILAGFADVVVAGGAESMTMVPMGGNKPSFNPELIEHRPEVFLPMGLTAEEVARRYKVTREDQDQFAYHSHRKALAAIQDGKFRDEIVPVSTVLFQRKDGGPPLRKEIVFDTDDGPRADTTVEALAKLKPAFFASGTVTAGNSSQMSDGAAAAIVVSEKVLKGLGVEPMARFLGFAVAGVAPEVMGIGPIAAIPKLMKRLRMKLNRIDLVELNEAFASQSLTVIRELSLDPDKVNVNGGAIALGHPLGCTGAKLTATLLYEMKRRNATLGLVSMCIGGGMGAAGLFERA, from the coding sequence ATGGCGAAGGCATACATCATCGCGTCGGTTCGCACGGCGGTGGGCAAGGCGTACAAGGGAAGCCTGAAGGACACCCGCCCGGACGACCTCGGCGCGGCGGCGATTCGAGCGGCGCTGGACCGCGTGCCGAACCTCGACCCGGCGCGCATCGACGACGTGATCATGGGATGCGCGATGCCCGAGGGGGAGCAGGGGATGAACGTCGCCCGCATCTGCGCCCTGAAGGCGGGGGTGCCGGACAGCGTCCCCGCGATGACGGTCAACCGGTTCTGCTCCTCGGGGCTGCAGTCGATCGCGATCGCGGCGGAACGGATCCTCGCGGGGTTCGCCGACGTGGTCGTGGCCGGCGGCGCCGAGTCGATGACGATGGTCCCGATGGGCGGCAACAAGCCTTCCTTCAACCCGGAACTGATCGAACACCGCCCGGAGGTCTTCCTGCCGATGGGGCTGACCGCCGAGGAAGTGGCCCGCCGATACAAGGTGACGCGGGAGGACCAGGACCAGTTCGCCTACCACAGCCACCGCAAGGCGCTCGCGGCGATCCAGGACGGCAAGTTCCGGGACGAGATCGTTCCGGTCAGCACGGTCCTGTTCCAGCGGAAGGACGGCGGGCCGCCCCTGCGCAAGGAGATCGTCTTCGACACGGACGACGGGCCTCGCGCCGATACGACGGTCGAGGCGCTGGCGAAGCTCAAGCCCGCCTTCTTTGCTTCGGGGACGGTGACGGCGGGGAACTCCTCCCAGATGAGCGACGGCGCCGCCGCCGCGATCGTCGTCTCGGAGAAGGTGTTGAAAGGACTCGGCGTGGAGCCGATGGCGCGCTTCCTCGGATTCGCCGTCGCCGGCGTCGCCCCCGAGGTGATGGGGATCGGCCCGATCGCGGCGATCCCGAAGCTCATGAAGCGGTTGCGGATGAAGCTCAACCGCATCGACCTGGTCGAGCTGAACGAGGCGTTCGCCTCGCAGTCCCTTACCGTGATCCGGGAGCTGTCGCTCGACCCCGACAAGGTGAACGTGAACGGCGGCGCGATCGCCCTCGGCCACCCGCTCGGGTGCACCGGGGCCAAGCTCACCGCGACGCTTCTCTACGAGATGAAGCGCCGCAACGCGACCCTTGGCCTCGTCTCGATGTGCATCGGCGGCGGGATGGGCGCCGCGGGGCTCTTCGAGCGCGCGTAA
- a CDS encoding O-acetylhomoserine aminocarboxypropyltransferase (catalyzes the formation of L-methionine and acetate from O-acetyl-L-homoserine and methanethiol), producing MSSTLKPETIALHGGQKPDPTTNARAVPIYQTTSYVFNDTAHAARLFGLQEFGNIYTRIMNPTTDVLEQRVAQLEGGTGALAVASGQAASTLALLNIARAGDEILSSASLYGGTYNLFHYTFPKMGIEVKFVDPKNPGSFRKALTKKTKAVFAESVGNPKLDTLDFAAVSKVAHDAGIPLVVDNTMPSPFLLRPFDHGADIVIHSATKFIGGHGTSIGGIVVDSGKFHWGNGNFPEFTAPDPSYHGLKYWDVFGNFPGLGNVAFIIKLRVQLLRDLGPALSPFNAFQFLQGLETLHLRMERHSTNALAVGKFLEKHPNVSWVNYPGLPNHPTHALAKKYHHRGLYGAILGFGIKGGVAAGKKFIESLKLFSHLANIGDAKSLVIHPASTTHQQLTPEEQIATGVTDDFVRLSVGIENIDDIVADLDQALRKS from the coding sequence ATGTCCTCTACGCTCAAGCCGGAAACGATCGCCCTTCACGGAGGGCAGAAACCCGACCCGACGACGAACGCCCGGGCGGTGCCGATCTACCAGACCACCTCGTACGTCTTCAACGATACCGCGCACGCGGCGAGGCTCTTCGGGTTGCAGGAGTTCGGGAACATCTACACCCGGATCATGAACCCGACGACCGACGTCCTCGAGCAGCGGGTCGCGCAGCTGGAAGGGGGCACCGGAGCGCTTGCGGTCGCTTCCGGCCAGGCGGCCTCGACGCTCGCCCTGCTGAACATCGCCCGCGCGGGGGACGAGATCCTCTCGTCGGCCTCCCTCTACGGCGGGACGTACAACCTGTTTCACTACACTTTCCCGAAGATGGGGATCGAGGTGAAGTTCGTCGACCCGAAGAACCCGGGGAGCTTCCGGAAAGCGCTCACGAAGAAGACGAAGGCGGTCTTTGCGGAAAGCGTGGGGAACCCGAAGCTCGACACGCTCGACTTCGCCGCGGTTTCGAAGGTCGCGCACGACGCGGGGATCCCGCTGGTGGTCGACAACACGATGCCCTCCCCCTTCCTGCTGCGCCCCTTCGACCATGGGGCGGACATCGTGATCCACTCCGCCACCAAGTTCATCGGCGGCCACGGGACCTCGATCGGCGGCATCGTCGTCGACTCCGGGAAGTTTCACTGGGGGAACGGGAACTTCCCCGAGTTCACCGCGCCCGACCCGTCGTACCACGGGTTGAAATATTGGGACGTCTTCGGAAATTTCCCGGGCCTCGGGAACGTAGCGTTCATCATCAAGCTGCGGGTCCAGCTGCTGCGCGATCTCGGGCCGGCGCTGTCGCCCTTCAACGCCTTCCAGTTCCTGCAGGGGCTGGAGACCCTTCACCTGCGGATGGAGCGGCACAGTACCAACGCCCTGGCCGTCGGGAAGTTCCTCGAGAAGCATCCCAACGTCTCCTGGGTCAACTACCCGGGGCTGCCGAACCACCCCACGCACGCCCTCGCGAAGAAGTACCACCACCGCGGGCTGTACGGCGCGATCCTCGGGTTCGGCATCAAGGGAGGCGTCGCGGCGGGAAAGAAGTTCATCGAGAGCCTCAAGCTCTTCTCCCATCTCGCGAACATCGGCGACGCGAAGAGCCTCGTGATCCACCCGGCGTCCACGACGCACCAGCAGCTCACCCCGGAGGAGCAGATCGCCACCGGCGTCACGGACGACTTCGTCCGTCTCTCGGTCGGGATCGAAAACATCGACGACATCGTCGCGGACCTCGACCAGGCGCTCCGCAAGAGCTGA
- a CDS encoding acyl-CoA dehydrogenase, with product MTTGEKILHGGGYLIEDATAGSVFTPEEFSDEQLQLADTTDQFLREKVLPHVEKLENHDFDLMVKLLRQFGELGLLMIDAPEEYGGLDLPKTTSMLAAEKASIYGGFSVAYTAHSGIGTLPLVYYGTKEQKEKYLGKIITGEWMAAYCLTEPDSGSDALGAKTTATLTPDGKYYLLNGTKQFTTNGSFADIFTVFAKIDREHFTAFLVERTFEGVKPGPEEKKLGIHGSSTTQVVLEDAKVPVENVLGEIGKGHKIAFNVLNVGRLKLGACVTGAGKFAFAEGVKYANLRKQFGVTIGTFGAIREKIADTAAALFASEALVYRVAGMIDDRLAIVPKGIPDYYDKYQLGIEDYSIECAIAKVFCSDVLAQVVDEVIQIFGGYGYTQEYPAERYYRDERINRIFEGTNEINRMLIPGTLLRRAMKGEIPLQDEVMKAVGRLSAAAGEAPSGLFGAEKALLRNLKDAFLVLAGAAVQRFGAKVKDEQETLLALADVAIGVFALESAVLRAEKIAASGNESRAELAAAAVTTFAFPAAEAAVSAARRAAFYIGEGDTLKMLLSGIRRATRYDASGLLAAKRKLAAAALESERYPL from the coding sequence ATGACGACCGGAGAGAAGATTCTGCACGGCGGCGGGTACCTGATCGAGGACGCAACCGCGGGGTCCGTCTTCACCCCCGAGGAGTTCAGCGACGAGCAGCTTCAGCTCGCCGACACCACGGACCAGTTCCTCCGCGAAAAGGTCCTCCCCCACGTAGAGAAACTCGAGAACCACGACTTCGACCTGATGGTCAAGCTCCTGCGCCAGTTCGGGGAACTGGGCCTGCTGATGATCGACGCTCCCGAGGAGTACGGGGGCCTCGATCTCCCGAAAACCACGAGCATGCTCGCGGCGGAAAAGGCGTCCATCTACGGCGGCTTCTCCGTGGCGTACACCGCGCACTCGGGGATCGGCACCCTTCCCCTCGTCTATTACGGGACGAAGGAGCAGAAGGAGAAGTACCTCGGGAAGATCATCACCGGCGAGTGGATGGCCGCCTACTGTCTCACGGAGCCCGACTCCGGCAGCGACGCCCTCGGGGCGAAGACGACCGCCACCCTCACCCCCGACGGGAAATATTACCTCCTCAACGGCACCAAGCAGTTCACCACGAACGGCTCCTTCGCCGACATCTTCACGGTCTTCGCCAAGATCGACCGGGAGCATTTCACCGCGTTCCTGGTCGAGCGCACCTTCGAGGGGGTAAAGCCCGGGCCCGAGGAGAAGAAGTTGGGGATCCACGGATCCTCCACGACCCAGGTGGTCCTCGAGGACGCGAAGGTCCCGGTGGAGAACGTGCTCGGCGAGATCGGCAAGGGCCACAAGATCGCCTTCAACGTGCTGAACGTCGGGCGCCTCAAGCTCGGCGCCTGCGTCACCGGCGCGGGAAAGTTCGCCTTCGCGGAAGGGGTGAAGTACGCGAACCTGCGCAAGCAGTTCGGCGTAACCATCGGGACGTTCGGTGCGATCCGGGAAAAGATCGCGGACACCGCGGCGGCGCTGTTCGCCTCCGAGGCCCTGGTGTATCGCGTGGCCGGGATGATCGACGACCGCCTGGCCATCGTCCCGAAGGGGATCCCCGACTACTACGACAAGTACCAGCTGGGGATCGAGGATTACTCCATCGAGTGCGCGATCGCGAAGGTCTTCTGCAGCGACGTCCTCGCCCAGGTGGTCGACGAGGTCATCCAGATCTTCGGCGGATATGGCTACACGCAGGAGTACCCCGCGGAGCGCTACTACCGCGACGAGCGGATCAACCGGATCTTCGAGGGGACGAACGAGATCAACCGGATGCTCATCCCCGGTACGCTCCTGCGGCGGGCGATGAAGGGGGAGATCCCGCTGCAGGACGAGGTGATGAAGGCGGTGGGACGCCTCTCCGCCGCCGCGGGCGAAGCGCCGTCCGGGTTGTTCGGCGCCGAGAAAGCGTTGCTGCGCAACCTGAAGGACGCCTTCCTCGTGCTGGCGGGCGCGGCCGTGCAGCGGTTCGGAGCGAAGGTGAAGGACGAGCAGGAAACGCTGCTCGCGCTCGCCGACGTCGCGATCGGCGTCTTCGCCCTCGAAAGCGCGGTCCTGCGGGCCGAAAAGATCGCGGCCTCGGGAAACGAATCCCGCGCGGAGCTTGCCGCCGCGGCCGTCACGACATTCGCCTTCCCGGCGGCCGAGGCGGCCGTCAGCGCGGCGCGGCGCGCGGCGTTCTACATCGGCGAGGGGGACACGCTCAAGATGCTCCTCTCCGGCATCCGGCGCGCGACCCGGTACGACGCCTCCGGCCTGCTCGCCGCGAAGCGGAAGCTCGCCGCCGCCGCCCTCGAATCGGAGCGCTACCCGCTGTGA
- a CDS encoding MerR family transcriptional regulator, whose amino-acid sequence MKTSEDHQQIGELSRSLGVTTRTLRLYEQMGLIDLPQRTGGGIRYYTKDDIRRIKFVLKLKELGLSLRQMQELAEIYHETKMPDRIMPRLIELLDSHTDAIHRRIGKLSSLARDISEYRKRIVDFYGIPR is encoded by the coding sequence ATGAAAACCAGCGAAGACCACCAGCAGATCGGCGAGCTCTCCCGTTCGCTCGGGGTGACGACCCGGACGCTGCGGCTCTACGAGCAGATGGGCTTGATCGACCTTCCGCAGCGGACCGGGGGGGGGATCCGCTACTACACGAAGGACGACATCCGGAGGATCAAGTTCGTCCTGAAGTTGAAGGAGCTGGGGCTCTCGCTCCGGCAGATGCAGGAGCTGGCGGAGATCTACCACGAGACGAAGATGCCGGACAGGATCATGCCGCGCCTGATCGAGCTGCTCGACTCCCACACGGACGCGATCCACCGCAGGATCGGAAAGCTGTCGTCCCTGGCGCGGGACATCTCGGAGTACCGGAAGCGGATCGTCGACTTCTACGGCATCCCGAGATAG
- a CDS encoding rhodanese yields the protein MNVERWIRVIAGTFVLVSLGLGWYVSPWFLLFTAFVGLNLFQSGWTNWCLMEKILIKLGVPRR from the coding sequence ATGAACGTCGAACGTTGGATCCGGGTGATCGCGGGAACATTCGTGCTGGTGAGCCTCGGGCTGGGGTGGTACGTTTCTCCCTGGTTCCTGCTGTTCACCGCCTTCGTGGGGCTCAACCTGTTCCAGTCGGGGTGGACGAACTGGTGCCTGATGGAGAAGATCCTGATCAAACTGGGCGTGCCCCGGAGATAG
- a CDS encoding GTP cyclohydrolase I FolE, translating into MQDIIRDLLIKIGEDPDREGLKKTPERFEKSIAFLTQGYRQDPREVLRSAIFHEQYDEMVTVKDIDVFSMCEHHMLPFFGKCHVAYMPRKHIVGLSKIARVVELYARRLQVQERLTQEIATALMDTLQPHGVAVVVEAFHLCMMMRGVEKQNAKAVTSAMLGVFRTRESTRMEFLELIKPNLNIVR; encoded by the coding sequence ATGCAGGATATCATCCGCGACCTACTGATCAAGATCGGAGAGGACCCCGACCGCGAGGGATTGAAGAAAACCCCGGAGCGGTTCGAGAAATCGATCGCGTTTTTGACGCAAGGGTACCGGCAGGACCCGCGCGAAGTGCTGCGGAGCGCCATCTTCCACGAGCAGTACGACGAGATGGTGACCGTCAAGGACATCGACGTCTTCTCGATGTGCGAGCACCACATGCTGCCGTTCTTCGGGAAGTGCCACGTGGCGTACATGCCGCGCAAGCACATCGTCGGGCTGTCGAAGATCGCCCGCGTCGTCGAGCTCTACGCCCGCCGGCTGCAGGTCCAGGAGCGGCTGACGCAGGAGATCGCGACCGCCCTCATGGACACGCTCCAGCCGCACGGCGTGGCGGTGGTCGTCGAGGCGTTTCACCTGTGCATGATGATGCGCGGCGTGGAGAAGCAGAACGCCAAGGCGGTGACCTCGGCGATGCTCGGGGTGTTCCGCACCCGGGAGTCGACGCGGATGGAGTTCCTCGAGCTGATCAAGCCGAACCTGAACATCGTTCGTTAA